One segment of Vulpes lagopus strain Blue_001 chromosome 8, ASM1834538v1, whole genome shotgun sequence DNA contains the following:
- the LOC121497797 gene encoding tetratricopeptide repeat protein 9B-like yields MVVKQEMSPDKGSRRKAIYVESTSVIKTAADSIANWTHSATGKKYLESGQGEVNYERVREYCLKVLEKQQGNFKATYRAGIAFYHLGDYARALRYLQEARSREPTDTNVLRYIQLTQLKMHRCSLQQEDSRAGAGTRDVVG; encoded by the exons ATGGTAGTCAAGCAGGAGATGTCTCCAGAcaaggggagcaggagaaaaGCCATTTATGTCGAAAGCACAAGCGTCATCAAAACAGCAGCAGACAGCATAGCAAACTGGACACACAGTGCTACTGGGAAG AAGTACTTGGAGTCAGGACAGGGAGAGGTGAACTACGAGCGGGTGCGCGAGTACTGTCTCAAGgtcctggagaagcagcaggGCAACTTCAAGGCCACCTACCGCGCCGGCATTGCCTTCTACCACCTGGGCGACTATGCTCGCGCGCTGCGCTACCTGCAGGAGGCCCGCAGCCGGGAGCCCACAGACACCAATGTCCTCCGCTACATCCAGCTGACTCAGCTGAAGATGCACCGTTGCAGCCTCCAGCAGGAAGACAGTCGGGCCGGGGCCGGGACTCGAGATGTCGTTGGCTAA